In Candidatus Sedimenticola sp. (ex Thyasira tokunagai), the following proteins share a genomic window:
- the rplL gene encoding 50S ribosomal protein L7/L12: MSVSKEDILEGIANMTVMEVVELIEAMEEKFGVTAAAAVAAAPAAGGGEAAAAEEQTEFDVVMTSFGANKVAVIKAVRGLTGLGLKEAKAAVESAPTSVKEGVSKEEAEDVKKQLEEAGAEAEIK; encoded by the coding sequence ATGTCCGTATCTAAAGAGGATATCCTTGAGGGCATCGCCAACATGACCGTTATGGAGGTCGTGGAGCTGATCGAGGCGATGGAAGAGAAGTTTGGCGTTACCGCTGCTGCAGCTGTTGCTGCTGCTCCGGCCGCTGGTGGTGGCGAAGCCGCTGCTGCAGAAGAACAGACCGAGTTTGATGTCGTTATGACCTCTTTCGGAGCCAATAAGGTTGCCGTGATCAAAGCCGTTCGCGGCCTCACCGGCCTGGGCCTGAAAGAAGCCAAAGCTGCTGTTGAGAGTGCACCTACTTCCGTGAAGGAAGGTGTCTCCAAAGAGGAAGCTGAGGATGTCAAGAAACAGCTGGAAGAGGCTGGCGCAGAAGCTGAGATCAAATAA
- the rpoB gene encoding DNA-directed RNA polymerase subunit beta — protein MAYSFTEKKRIRKDFGKRPTILDVPFLLATQIDSYRSFLQAGASADQRADQGLHAAFKSVFPIASYSGNAVLEYVSYRLGIPVFDVRECQLRGATYAAPLRVLVRLVIYDKEAPANSKVVKDIREQEVYMGELPLMTDNGTFVINGTERVIVSQLHRSPGVFFDHDKGKTHSSGKLLFSARVIPYRGSWLDFEFDPKDNVFVRIDRRRKLPATVLLRALGFETEEMLDMFFETDAFTLNKKGAKLALVPERLRGETANFDIKVKGSVIVEAGRRITARHIKLLEKAGTKSLDVTYDYLYGKVISTNLIDKETGEVIANANDEITEELLEVLIDKGVKSIETLFTNDLDHGPYLSTTLKIDSTASQLEAQVEIYRMMRPGEPPTKEAAQNLFKSLFFSPDRYDLSAVGRMKFNKRLGRDEVTGEGILSNEDIVMVLQELINIRNGKGVVDDIDHLGNRRIRCVGEMAENQFRVGLVRVERAVKERLTLAESEGLMPQEMINAKPVSAAIKEFFGSSQLSQFMDQNNPLSEVTHKRRVSALGPGGLARERAGFEVRDVHPTHYGRVCPIETPEGPNIGLINSLSVYARTNDYGFLETPYRKVENSKVTDQIDYLSAIEEGRFVIAQASAALDEKGSLTEELVSCRHQNEFTLSSPDKIQYMDVSPKQIVSVAASMIPFLEHDDANRALMGSNMQRQAVPTLRAEKPLVGTGMERAVAVDSGVTVVAKRGGAIESVDAARIVVRVNDDEAVAGEAGVDIYNLTKYTRSNQNTCINQRPLVRPGDTVTRGDVMADGPSTDMGELALGQNMRIAFMAWNGYNFEDSILISERVVQEDRFTTIHIEELTCMARDTKLGSEEITGDIPNVGEAALAKLDESGIVYVGAEVKEGDILVGKVTPKGETQLTPEEKLLRAIFGEKAADVKDTSLRVSSGRVGTVIDVQVFTRDGVDKDARAMEIENAEMNMVRKDLDEQLRILEEDTFQRVEKMLVGKIADGGPAGLKAGAKVTQAYLDDLERDKWLEIRLRVEEKATQLESIAEQIRQQREEYRLRFEEKKRKLTSGDDLAPGVLKMVKVYVAVKRRIQPGDKMAGRHGNKGVISMIVPAEDMPFDENGEPVDVVLNPLGVPSRMNVGQVLETHLGWAAKGLGRKINTMLETQAKMAELRGYLGKVYNTSGKQEDLDSFSDDEIIELAGNLRRGVPMATPVFDGATEDEIRALLDLADLSTTGQTTLYDGRTGEAFDRQVTVGYMYMLKLNHLVDDKMHARSTGPYSLVTQQPLGGKAQFGGQRFGEMEVWALEAYGAAYTLQEMLTVKSDDVTGRTRMYKNIVDGNHQMEAGMPESFNVLVKEIRSLAINIELERE, from the coding sequence ATGGCCTATTCTTTCACCGAGAAAAAACGCATCCGTAAGGATTTTGGCAAACGCCCAACTATCCTTGACGTGCCTTTTCTTTTGGCGACGCAGATCGACTCCTACCGCAGTTTTCTACAGGCGGGGGCATCCGCTGATCAGCGTGCCGACCAAGGCCTGCATGCTGCATTTAAATCAGTATTCCCTATTGCGAGCTATTCGGGCAATGCAGTTCTGGAGTATGTCAGCTACCGATTAGGCATACCTGTATTTGATGTGCGTGAGTGTCAACTGCGTGGCGCCACCTATGCCGCCCCTTTGCGGGTGCTCGTGCGACTGGTGATCTACGATAAGGAGGCGCCGGCAAACTCCAAGGTGGTGAAAGACATCCGTGAACAGGAAGTTTACATGGGTGAGTTGCCGCTGATGACTGATAACGGTACTTTCGTTATCAATGGTACCGAGCGTGTTATCGTCTCCCAGTTGCACCGTTCACCTGGTGTCTTTTTCGATCACGATAAAGGCAAGACTCACAGCTCCGGCAAACTGCTGTTCTCGGCACGAGTGATTCCTTATCGTGGTTCATGGCTCGATTTTGAGTTTGATCCAAAGGATAACGTCTTTGTTCGCATTGATCGTCGTCGCAAACTGCCTGCCACCGTGCTGCTGCGAGCCCTCGGCTTCGAGACCGAAGAGATGCTGGACATGTTCTTCGAGACAGATGCTTTCACTCTGAACAAGAAGGGTGCGAAGCTGGCTTTGGTGCCTGAGCGTCTGCGTGGTGAAACCGCAAACTTCGATATCAAGGTGAAGGGTAGTGTGATCGTTGAGGCTGGGCGTCGCATAACCGCCCGCCACATCAAATTGCTGGAGAAAGCCGGTACCAAGTCTCTCGATGTGACCTACGATTATCTCTATGGCAAGGTTATCTCCACCAACCTGATCGACAAAGAGACTGGCGAAGTTATTGCCAATGCCAATGATGAGATCACTGAAGAGCTGCTTGAGGTCCTGATAGATAAGGGCGTCAAGAGCATTGAAACACTCTTTACCAACGATCTTGACCATGGTCCCTACCTCTCGACCACGCTGAAAATTGATTCTACCGCCAGCCAGCTTGAGGCGCAGGTAGAGATCTACCGTATGATGCGTCCGGGTGAGCCGCCAACCAAAGAAGCAGCGCAGAATCTGTTCAAGAGTCTCTTCTTCAGTCCAGACCGCTACGACCTCTCGGCAGTCGGTCGCATGAAATTCAATAAACGTCTGGGCCGTGACGAGGTCACCGGTGAGGGTATTCTCTCCAATGAAGATATCGTCATGGTGCTGCAGGAGTTGATTAACATCCGTAATGGTAAGGGTGTTGTCGATGATATCGACCATCTCGGCAACCGTCGTATCCGTTGTGTCGGCGAAATGGCGGAAAATCAGTTCCGTGTCGGCCTGGTTCGCGTAGAGCGTGCCGTTAAGGAGCGTCTGACCTTGGCTGAGTCCGAGGGTTTGATGCCCCAGGAGATGATCAATGCCAAGCCGGTCTCTGCTGCGATCAAGGAGTTCTTCGGCTCCAGCCAACTCTCTCAATTTATGGATCAAAACAATCCGCTCTCCGAGGTCACTCACAAGCGCCGCGTTTCGGCTCTTGGCCCAGGTGGTCTTGCTCGCGAACGTGCCGGTTTTGAGGTGCGTGATGTGCATCCGACTCACTATGGCCGAGTCTGCCCAATTGAGACACCTGAGGGACCGAATATCGGTCTTATCAACTCACTGTCGGTTTATGCCAGGACCAATGACTATGGGTTCCTGGAGACTCCATATCGTAAGGTCGAAAACAGTAAGGTGACTGATCAGATCGATTACCTCTCCGCCATCGAAGAGGGGCGTTTTGTTATCGCCCAGGCAAGTGCAGCCCTCGATGAGAAGGGGAGTCTGACTGAGGAGTTGGTCTCATGTCGGCACCAGAACGAGTTTACGCTCTCGTCACCGGATAAGATTCAGTATATGGACGTTTCACCTAAACAGATCGTTTCGGTGGCTGCGTCGATGATTCCATTCCTTGAGCACGATGATGCCAACCGTGCATTGATGGGGTCCAACATGCAGCGTCAGGCAGTGCCGACTCTGCGTGCTGAGAAACCATTGGTGGGTACCGGTATGGAGCGAGCTGTTGCTGTCGATTCCGGTGTGACGGTTGTGGCCAAACGTGGCGGTGCGATTGAATCAGTGGATGCCGCCCGTATCGTGGTGCGTGTCAATGATGATGAAGCGGTCGCCGGTGAGGCGGGTGTCGATATCTACAATCTAACCAAGTACACCCGCTCCAATCAGAATACCTGTATCAACCAACGTCCACTGGTGCGGCCGGGCGACACGGTAACTCGTGGTGATGTCATGGCTGACGGCCCCTCTACCGATATGGGAGAGTTAGCTCTGGGCCAGAACATGCGGATCGCTTTCATGGCCTGGAACGGCTACAACTTCGAGGATTCGATTCTGATCTCTGAGCGTGTCGTTCAGGAAGATCGTTTCACCACCATCCATATCGAAGAGCTGACCTGCATGGCGCGGGATACCAAGCTGGGTTCCGAAGAGATCACAGGTGATATCCCCAATGTTGGTGAAGCTGCACTGGCTAAGCTGGATGAGTCCGGTATCGTCTATGTCGGCGCCGAGGTGAAAGAGGGCGATATCCTGGTGGGTAAGGTGACTCCCAAGGGCGAGACTCAATTGACCCCGGAGGAGAAACTGCTGCGAGCCATCTTTGGTGAGAAGGCTGCGGATGTCAAAGATACCTCCCTGCGTGTCTCCTCAGGTCGTGTTGGTACCGTTATCGATGTTCAGGTGTTCACTCGCGACGGTGTCGATAAAGATGCCCGTGCGATGGAGATTGAGAATGCCGAAATGAACATGGTGCGCAAGGATCTGGATGAGCAGTTGCGTATCCTCGAAGAGGACACCTTCCAGCGTGTTGAAAAGATGTTGGTGGGCAAGATTGCTGATGGTGGTCCGGCAGGTCTCAAGGCCGGCGCTAAGGTCACACAGGCTTATCTTGACGATCTCGAACGTGACAAATGGTTGGAAATCCGCCTGCGTGTTGAAGAGAAGGCGACCCAGCTGGAGTCGATTGCTGAGCAGATCAGGCAGCAGCGCGAAGAGTATCGCCTGCGCTTTGAAGAGAAGAAACGCAAACTGACCTCTGGTGATGATCTGGCACCCGGTGTCCTCAAGATGGTCAAGGTCTATGTGGCGGTCAAGCGCCGCATCCAGCCTGGTGACAAGATGGCTGGACGTCATGGTAACAAGGGTGTGATCTCGATGATTGTTCCTGCCGAGGATATGCCTTTCGATGAGAATGGTGAGCCGGTTGATGTAGTGCTCAATCCTCTCGGTGTTCCATCGCGTATGAATGTGGGACAGGTGCTTGAGACCCATTTGGGCTGGGCGGCAAAGGGTCTCGGTCGCAAGATCAATACGATGCTTGAGACTCAGGCAAAAATGGCCGAACTGCGTGGCTATCTGGGTAAGGTATATAACACCAGTGGCAAGCAGGAGGATCTCGACTCTTTCAGTGATGATGAGATCATTGAGCTGGCCGGCAACCTCAGGCGTGGTGTACCGATGGCAACGCCTGTGTTTGACGGTGCAACAGAAGATGAGATTAGAGCACTGCTGGATCTGGCGGATCTCTCGACCACTGGTCAGACAACGCTTTATGATGGACGTACCGGTGAAGCGTTCGACCGTCAGGTTACTGTTGGCTACATGTATATGTTGAAGTTGAACCATCTTGTCGATGACAAGATGCATGCTCGCTCCACTGGACCCTATAGCCTGGTCACACAGCAGCCGCTGGGTGGTAAGGCGCAGTTTGGTGGTCAGCGCTTCGGTGAGATGGAGGTGTGGGCACTGGAGGCTTATGGTGCCGCCTATACACTTCAGGAGATGCTGACAGTCAAGTCAGACGATGTCACCGGCCGTACCCGCATGTACAAAAACATCGTTGATGGAAATCATCAAATGGAGGCCGGCATGCCGGAGTCCTTCAACGTGCTGGTGAAAGAGATACGTTCACTGGCCATTAATATTGAACTGGAACGGGAATAG